A part of bacterium genomic DNA contains:
- the mce gene encoding methylmalonyl-CoA epimerase, which produces MLEKIDHIGIAVRDLEEAVKRYTLLMAAPPAHVEEVPSQQVKVAMFTVGASRVELLAATSPESAIAKFLDKRGEGMHHICFKVDDLAAALAHVQAGGMEVVPGAGAAGAGGSRVAFLHPRSAAGVLIELVEQKQTES; this is translated from the coding sequence GTGTTGGAAAAAATCGATCACATCGGCATTGCGGTGCGGGATCTGGAGGAGGCCGTCAAGCGCTACACGCTGTTGATGGCGGCGCCGCCGGCGCACGTGGAAGAAGTTCCCTCGCAGCAGGTGAAAGTGGCGATGTTCACGGTGGGCGCGTCGCGCGTCGAACTGCTTGCCGCCACCTCGCCGGAATCGGCGATTGCCAAGTTTCTCGACAAGCGCGGGGAAGGCATGCATCACATTTGCTTCAAAGTCGATGATCTTGCTGCCGCGTTGGCGCACGTGCAGGCCGGCGGCATGGAGGTGGTGCCGGGCGCGGGCGCGGCCGGCGCGGGCGGCAGCCGGGTTGCCTTTTTGCATCCGCGCAGCGCGGCGGGCGTGTTGATCGAACTGGTGGAGCAGAAGCAAACCGAGTCCTGA
- the ubiE gene encoding bifunctional demethylmenaquinone methyltransferase/2-methoxy-6-polyprenyl-1,4-benzoquinol methylase UbiE: protein MPVRDFRFDTPNQKSSYVQEMFDRIAPRYDLMNRIMTFGRDQAWRRRLIRRAGVSANAVVLDIATGTGDLALVAQAAGARQVVGADFSREMLGYARHKTRKGNRRLLLAVADGLKLPFPDDTFDAVVTGFSLRNVANLDAFLREMVRVTKQGGKVASLEITRPRGRWFRSFFSWYFGAIVPRLGALISGAQEAYSYLPHSVSVFITPEELRVRLEDAGLHHARFETLMFGCISIHSGTKIRAAAAQRKQVASSARRPAASPPRL from the coding sequence ATGCCGGTTCGAGATTTCCGCTTCGACACGCCCAATCAAAAATCCTCCTACGTTCAAGAGATGTTCGATCGCATCGCCCCGCGTTATGATCTGATGAATCGGATCATGACGTTTGGGCGGGACCAAGCCTGGCGCCGGCGCCTGATTCGCCGCGCCGGAGTCTCGGCGAATGCCGTGGTGCTGGATATCGCCACCGGTACCGGCGACCTCGCGCTGGTGGCGCAAGCAGCCGGGGCGCGTCAGGTGGTGGGCGCGGACTTCAGCCGCGAGATGCTCGGCTATGCCCGCCACAAAACGCGCAAAGGCAACCGCCGCCTCCTTCTCGCGGTGGCAGACGGCTTGAAGCTGCCCTTTCCGGATGACACCTTCGATGCGGTGGTCACCGGCTTCTCGCTGCGCAATGTCGCCAACCTCGACGCCTTCCTGCGCGAAATGGTGCGCGTGACCAAACAGGGCGGCAAGGTCGCCAGCCTCGAAATCACCCGGCCGCGCGGCCGCTGGTTTCGCAGTTTCTTTTCCTGGTATTTTGGTGCGATCGTGCCGCGCCTGGGCGCACTCATCTCTGGCGCGCAGGAAGCCTACAGTTATCTGCCGCATTCCGTATCCGTGTTCATCACGCCCGAAGAGTTGCGCGTGCGGCTGGAAGATGCCGGCCTGCATCACGCCCGTTTCGAGACTTTGATGTTCGGTTGCATTTCCATTCATTCCGGCACCAAAATCCGCGCAGCCGCTGCCCAGCGGAAGCAGGTCGCCTCCTCGGCGCGGCGGCCGGCCGCCTCACCCCCGCGCCTTTGA